Proteins co-encoded in one Marinobacter gudaonensis genomic window:
- a CDS encoding rubredoxin has protein sequence MKKWQCVVCGLIYDEAEGWPEDGIEPGTKWEDVPEDWVCPDCGVGKEDFEMIEIG, from the coding sequence ATGAAGAAGTGGCAGTGCGTTGTATGCGGCCTGATTTATGACGAAGCTGAAGGCTGGCCCGAGGATGGCATTGAGCCGGGTACCAAATGGGAAGACGTGCCTGAAGACTGGGTGTGCCCGGACTGCGGCGTCGGCAAGGAAGACTTCGAGATGATTGAAATCGGCTGA
- a CDS encoding NAD(P)/FAD-dependent oxidoreductase, which produces MTEQAPIVIVGTGLSGYSLAREIRKLDKEVPVLMLTADDGVSYSKPMLSTGFTKGKDAEGLAQGSTEAMAEQLNLEIRTFATVTGIDTDAHELHLGDESVRYSKLVLAWGADVIRLDLAGDGQEHVFSINDLMDYRAFRNALGQGRRIAIMGAGLIGCEFANDLRNGDYEVEVIAPSEVVMPGLLPEVAANAVQQELETLGVRFHLGTVVDRIDRKDDGVSLTLANGEVIEADLVLSAVGLRPRTELANAAGLATERGIVVNRALETSAPDVYALGDCAEVDGHVLLYVLPLMACARALAKTLTGERTEVSYGTMPVMIKTPCCPTAVCPPPSGAEGDWEVEQDGTHVKALFKAPDGATLGFAVTGRFAVEKQTLSREVPPIHG; this is translated from the coding sequence ATGACTGAACAGGCCCCGATTGTGATCGTTGGTACCGGCCTATCCGGCTACTCGCTGGCGCGTGAGATTCGCAAGCTCGACAAGGAGGTGCCGGTGCTGATGCTGACCGCCGACGATGGCGTCAGCTATTCCAAGCCGATGCTGTCCACCGGCTTTACCAAGGGCAAGGACGCTGAAGGCCTGGCCCAGGGCAGCACCGAGGCCATGGCCGAACAGCTCAACCTGGAGATCCGCACCTTTGCCACAGTGACCGGTATTGATACCGACGCCCACGAGCTGCACCTGGGTGACGAGAGTGTGCGCTACAGCAAGTTGGTTCTGGCCTGGGGCGCGGATGTGATCCGCCTTGATCTGGCCGGTGATGGCCAGGAGCATGTGTTCTCGATCAACGATCTGATGGACTATCGCGCTTTCCGCAATGCCCTTGGCCAGGGGCGGCGCATTGCCATCATGGGCGCTGGCCTGATTGGCTGTGAGTTTGCCAACGATCTGCGCAACGGCGACTATGAGGTGGAGGTGATTGCGCCCTCTGAGGTGGTGATGCCGGGCCTGTTGCCGGAGGTGGCAGCGAACGCCGTCCAGCAGGAGCTTGAAACCCTTGGTGTCCGGTTCCATCTGGGCACGGTGGTGGACCGGATCGACCGCAAGGACGACGGGGTCAGCCTCACCCTTGCCAACGGCGAGGTGATCGAAGCCGACCTGGTGTTGTCTGCCGTAGGCCTGCGCCCCCGCACCGAACTGGCCAACGCCGCCGGCCTGGCCACGGAGCGGGGCATTGTAGTGAATCGGGCCCTGGAGACATCCGCGCCGGATGTCTATGCACTCGGAGACTGCGCCGAGGTGGATGGCCATGTGCTGCTGTATGTGCTGCCGTTGATGGCCTGCGCCCGCGCGCTGGCGAAAACCCTCACCGGCGAGCGCACCGAGGTCAGCTACGGCACCATGCCGGTAATGATCAAGACGCCCTGCTGTCCGACCGCGGTATGTCCGCCGCCTTCCGGGGCCGAGGGCGACTGGGAGGTGGAGCAGGACGGCACCCACGTAAAGGCCCTGTTCAAGGCGCCGGACGGCGCCACCCTGGGTTTTGCGGTCACTGGCCGCTTTGCGGTCGAGAAACAGACCCTGTCCCGGGAAGTCCCGCCCATCCACGGCTGA